The Merismopedia glauca CCAP 1448/3 genomic sequence TGAGCATCATCCAAAATTAGCTTCGGAGTTACGATATCGATACTGCCACTACTACCTCCAACTGACCGAGATCTGGCAAATAAAGCACTGGGAATGGTTGGATCGTAAGGATTACTATTCATCAGTTCTACGGATTCAGATGCTTGAATTCTGATATCCCCACCCTGTCCTGTGCCAAGAAATGAGGTAGCTGATACAGCCGCTCCATCCCTGATGACTAATTTACCTGTATCAATAGCGATATTTCCCGCATTAGCATCGCTAGAGGTAACAGCGTAAATCCCAGTTCTCGCAGGAAATATACTGGTTGGATCTATATCGGAGAAGCGTAGTGGAATGCCACCTATCAATTCTATGGTTGAGGAATTTACCTGTATACCCCCTCCAGTTCTCCCAGCAGTAGCTGACTGAATTATCGATGTGTTACTGAGCTTGACATGGAGAGCATCTAGACTAATATTTCCCGTAGAACCAGCCCTATATAGACTGTAGGTTATTATTCCTCCTGGAGATATAATCTTTGGGTTGCTTAAACTTGGCAATATTCCATCAATCAGTAGAGAATCTGTTGCTGATACATTGAGGTCGCCTGCGGTTCCAGAGCCAAGACTGGCAGTCTGCACCACAGAATTTTGAATGCCGATCTCCTTAGCTTTTAAGTTGATACTACCAGAACTACCGGAATTAAACGTTGAAGTTCCCACAACTGAGTTCAACAAACTGATACGATCTGTAGCGTTCAAATTCAGAAAACCAGCATTGCCACTGCCGAAATTAGCGGCGACAGCCACAGATTGTCCTGAGAGGGAAATATTTTTTCCGTTCAGTTGAATACTGCCACCTCTAATGCCAGAAACATTGAGAGAAGATCCTTGGATTAGCTGGATATTGCCAAAACTGTTAACCTCGTCGTAGTTCAATTTCCAACCCGACGAATCATCTGGAATTAAACCTACAAAACTATTATTGCCAACACTGCCAAGCTCAATGCGACCACTAAAACTAGTGATGTTCCCTCCTTGCAGGATAACATCCCCACCGACAAAAGCTAAAGTTTTTCCCTGGGGTGAGAATAAGCCAATCGGAGTCGAGGCAGAAGCTAAATTAAGTTTCAAGAGATTAGCATTTCTGGAATCGGCTAAGACAGGGTTGAAAGTAAGATTTGGTTGAATATTTAGTCTTTGATTGGATGTAGTCTTTACTAAAATAGGGGCAGGTTCAGAGCTAAATTGCAAGCCCACAGGCATTTGTACGGTCAACAAAGGTGTAGATTGGTAATTTTGGGCGCTAAATTGCGTCCCATCAGCAAATTTAATGCTGTCGGCTGTTGTTCCTAAAAAAGAGCCACCCAGATTAAATCTGGCGTTAGCACCAAAAATTATCCCTCTGGGGTTGAGGAGAAATAAGTTAGCTGTGCCATTGGTCTTGAGGATGCCGTCAATATTGGAGATGGAATTACCAGTTACTCGACTGAAAATATTCTGAATACTCGTAGGATTATTAAAATAAGCGGCTTGACCTGTGGTCAGAGAAAACTGCTCAAAACTGTGGAACAAGTTTCTGCCTCTAACAGTCCCACCAGTAATTGTATTGGTAGGACTGTTAGTCGTGACTACAGAATTGACTGGTAATGTAGCGTCTGGGATTATTTGGGCCAAAACTCGGTGGGAAAAAAAGTTAATAAACATTCCACCGAGAAACAATAGCTTCCAATCATGAATCATAATGATTTGTGGTTTTTGCTAAAAAGCTGGTGAAGAATAATTTTTGATAGTGGAAAACGTATGCTATCTGGTAAAAGCCGTTGATAGAGGTAAGCTTTAATCGCATCTGCACCCACTTGAATGCGGAATTGGCGACAGCGACCTTCAGCTAAATCGGCAACTCGACGAGCAACTAGAACCGCATTATCAGGAGAACGAAGACTTACTTTTTTTTGAAATTCGCGATAGTTAGCTGTTTGGACTTGGT encodes the following:
- a CDS encoding two-partner secretion domain-containing protein; the encoded protein is MIHDWKLLFLGGMFINFFSHRVLAQIIPDATLPVNSVVTTNSPTNTITGGTVRGRNLFHSFEQFSLTTGQAAYFNNPTSIQNIFSRVTGNSISNIDGILKTNGTANLFLLNPRGIIFGANARFNLGGSFLGTTADSIKFADGTQFSAQNYQSTPLLTVQMPVGLQFSSEPAPILVKTTSNQRLNIQPNLTFNPVLADSRNANLLKLNLASASTPIGLFSPQGKTLAFVGGDVILQGGNITSFSGRIELGSVGNNSFVGLIPDDSSGWKLNYDEVNSFGNIQLIQGSSLNVSGIRGGSIQLNGKNISLSGQSVAVAANFGSGNAGFLNLNATDRISLLNSVVGTSTFNSGSSGSINLKAKEIGIQNSVVQTASLGSGTAGDLNVSATDSLLIDGILPSLSNPKIISPGGIITYSLYRAGSTGNISLDALHVKLSNTSIIQSATAGRTGGGIQVNSSTIELIGGIPLRFSDIDPTSIFPARTGIYAVTSSDANAGNIAIDTGKLVIRDGAAVSATSFLGTGQGGDIRIQASESVELMNSNPYDPTIPSALFARSRSVGGSSGSIDIVTPKLILDDAQINVDTVGGQFGSIQIDSSDIQLLRGSKITTNAGSNSNGGNIDINTDALVLDNSSITANAFSGNGGNIDINTAIFLQRDSQVTASSELGVDGQVVINQLNSPSTLFIITDADLIPPDTITSSCDLSRPQKIYRIGGRVRPLPDAVELTTDPRTEANVMIKKPDGTIALRYEPQAISTGNCVAQ